From Rhodococcus sp. B7740, one genomic window encodes:
- a CDS encoding YihY/virulence factor BrkB family protein — MSESAGGTPPPERLSARRPIHAAWKVTLRTLSKAWDDSIFSKAATAAFWQTLSLPPLLLGVLGSLGLVGGWFGPNTVEIIESKIITFSNTLFSGSVVDQIIAPTVKDVLAQGSGEIVSVGFLLSLWAGSSAISTFVDSIVEAHGQADARHPVWQRFFALLLYVGFLVIAVFVLPLVALGPVYVQQILPDSWITVGSEVIDFFYYPAVGLLLIIGLTTLYKVALHTSLPWHRLLGGALLAGVFFMIASAVLRRYLGWVTSTGYTYGALATPIAFLLFTFFLGFAVVLGAEFNATIQEFWPARATRMDQMREWIAAQAATDDKPSGPVTAVARRLATGPIKLTGDRARSDRPEPTQDRHPGDGAQSPFLRPS; from the coding sequence ATGAGCGAGTCTGCAGGCGGAACTCCACCACCGGAACGGTTGTCGGCGAGAAGGCCGATACACGCCGCGTGGAAAGTGACTCTGCGCACTCTGAGCAAGGCATGGGACGACTCGATCTTCAGCAAGGCCGCAACGGCCGCGTTCTGGCAGACGTTGTCGCTGCCACCGCTGTTGCTCGGCGTGCTGGGCAGCCTGGGACTCGTCGGCGGATGGTTCGGACCCAACACCGTCGAGATCATCGAGTCCAAGATCATCACGTTCAGCAACACGCTCTTCAGCGGTAGCGTCGTGGACCAGATCATCGCTCCGACGGTCAAGGACGTTCTCGCCCAGGGAAGCGGGGAGATCGTGTCCGTCGGCTTCCTGCTCTCGTTGTGGGCCGGGTCCTCTGCGATCTCGACGTTCGTCGACTCCATCGTCGAAGCGCACGGTCAGGCCGACGCACGACATCCCGTCTGGCAGAGGTTCTTCGCGCTGCTTCTCTACGTGGGCTTCCTGGTGATCGCGGTCTTCGTACTTCCGCTCGTCGCACTCGGACCGGTGTACGTGCAGCAGATCCTGCCCGACTCGTGGATCACCGTGGGCAGCGAGGTCATCGACTTCTTCTACTATCCGGCCGTCGGGCTCCTGCTGATCATCGGTTTGACCACGCTGTACAAGGTGGCCCTGCACACCTCGCTGCCCTGGCATCGCCTCCTCGGCGGAGCTCTGCTGGCCGGGGTGTTCTTCATGATCGCGAGCGCGGTACTGCGCCGGTACCTCGGCTGGGTGACCAGCACCGGATACACCTACGGCGCGCTGGCGACGCCCATCGCGTTCCTGCTGTTCACGTTCTTCCTCGGCTTCGCCGTCGTTCTCGGTGCCGAGTTCAACGCAACGATCCAGGAGTTCTGGCCCGCCCGGGCGACACGAATGGACCAGATGCGGGAGTGGATCGCGGCGCAGGCCGCCACCGACGACAAGCCGTCGGGACCGGTGACCGCCGTCGCTCGACGGCTGGCCACGGGGCCGATCAAACTGACCGGCGACCGAGCCCGTTCGGATCGACCGGAACCGACCCAGGACCGGCACCCGGGCGACGGTGCTCAGTCGCCTTTCTTGAGACCCTCGTAG
- a CDS encoding DUF3039 domain-containing protein: MSTQTKDRPDIAPDETTDDDRPKFFHYVKKNKIAESAVMGTHVVALCGEVFPVTKSAKPGSPVCPDCKKVYEGLKKGD; encoded by the coding sequence ATGAGCACTCAGACGAAGGACCGTCCCGATATCGCACCGGACGAAACCACCGATGACGACCGGCCGAAGTTCTTTCACTACGTGAAGAAGAACAAGATCGCCGAGAGCGCGGTGATGGGTACACACGTCGTCGCGCTGTGCGGTGAGGTGTTTCCCGTCACCAAGTCCGCGAAGCCCGGATCACCGGTGTGCCCGGACTGCAAGAAGGTCTACGAGGGTCTCAAGAAAGGCGACTGA
- a CDS encoding DUF3099 domain-containing protein has protein sequence MTRTPGFDGSAYSDSPDGPVLITEAQQSVEEQHKARVRKYMFIMSFRIPALVLAAIAYGMWMNPWISMAIVGASIPLPWMAVLIANDRPPRTKDEMSRYDYRTVDRPQLESSNHRVIEPGDD, from the coding sequence ATGACGAGAACCCCAGGGTTCGACGGAAGCGCGTACAGCGACTCGCCGGATGGGCCCGTCCTGATCACCGAGGCGCAGCAATCGGTCGAGGAGCAGCACAAAGCTCGCGTCCGCAAATACATGTTCATCATGTCGTTCCGTATCCCGGCGCTGGTGTTGGCTGCCATCGCGTACGGGATGTGGATGAATCCGTGGATCTCCATGGCGATAGTCGGAGCGTCCATCCCACTGCCGTGGATGGCGGTGCTGATCGCCAACGATCGGCCGCCCCGCACCAAGGACGAGATGAGCCGATACGACTACCGGACCGTGGACAGGCCGCAACTGGAATCGAGCAACCACCGCGTGATCGAACCGGGCGACGACTGA
- a CDS encoding N5-glutamine methyltransferase family protein produces MTAPNSTSPLTVACSGLREAFERAGYDADGVLTLLGEDAHAALGRSEPVPVRNASRDGGALGVLVRLFLLVDDCPESDVADAIAPLTVADAVAAGILSRSGSTVRTLLDIRPLDAGHGTRWIVSDPDGSMRAAETAPDHVLGVGQASLSLLRGTPTSPATSVLDVGTGCGVQAVHACGYAEQVTATDISPRSMDLAAATMALNNLDVELLHGSWFEPVAGRRFDRIVANPPFVVGRAEVQHSYRDSGLDLDGASALMIGRAPDHLTLGGTAAILASWVHVRGEDWRARVASWLPAHGIDAWVVERDVADPALYVGTWMRDGGLDPRDPDAAAVAQSWLDHFAAADVEGIGFGFVYLRRTDEPTDLLAEELTHGFSDPLGNESIEYFARLDWLREHDILDSVLTVDPNTALERVYLPGEEGWAEVAVRVHRGNGPQWQHDIDELGAALLAGLRPDGLPVGELVELLAAAHGEDAEELAVHAVTMMQGLVRHGLVVPAR; encoded by the coding sequence GTGACTGCACCGAATTCCACGTCCCCGCTCACCGTCGCCTGCTCCGGTCTTCGTGAGGCCTTCGAGCGGGCGGGATACGACGCCGACGGCGTACTGACACTGCTCGGCGAAGACGCCCACGCTGCCCTCGGTCGCAGCGAACCGGTGCCGGTACGCAACGCCAGTCGGGACGGGGGTGCGCTGGGTGTTCTGGTACGCCTGTTCCTTCTCGTCGACGACTGCCCCGAGTCCGACGTCGCCGACGCCATCGCGCCACTGACGGTCGCCGACGCCGTCGCGGCCGGGATTCTCTCCCGATCGGGATCGACGGTGCGGACGCTGCTCGACATTCGGCCTCTCGACGCCGGCCACGGGACTCGATGGATCGTCTCGGATCCCGACGGCAGCATGCGTGCCGCCGAGACCGCTCCCGATCACGTGCTCGGCGTCGGACAGGCTTCCCTGTCTCTGTTGCGCGGAACGCCCACGTCGCCGGCGACCAGTGTTCTCGACGTCGGTACCGGCTGCGGCGTCCAGGCCGTACACGCCTGCGGCTACGCAGAGCAGGTGACCGCGACCGACATCAGTCCGCGATCGATGGACCTCGCTGCGGCGACGATGGCGCTCAACAACCTCGACGTCGAGTTGCTGCACGGTTCCTGGTTCGAGCCCGTCGCCGGGCGTCGGTTCGATCGCATCGTCGCCAACCCGCCCTTCGTCGTCGGCCGCGCCGAAGTGCAGCACTCGTACCGCGATTCCGGCCTCGACCTCGACGGAGCGAGCGCTCTGATGATCGGCCGAGCCCCGGACCACCTGACGCTCGGCGGTACTGCGGCGATCCTGGCGTCCTGGGTGCACGTCCGCGGCGAGGACTGGCGCGCGCGGGTGGCGTCGTGGCTGCCTGCGCACGGCATCGACGCCTGGGTCGTCGAGCGTGACGTCGCCGATCCCGCGCTCTACGTGGGCACGTGGATGCGCGACGGCGGACTCGATCCACGCGATCCCGACGCAGCCGCGGTGGCACAGTCCTGGCTCGATCACTTCGCCGCCGCCGACGTGGAAGGAATCGGTTTCGGGTTCGTGTATCTCCGCAGAACGGACGAGCCCACCGATCTTCTCGCGGAGGAACTCACTCATGGCTTCTCCGACCCGCTCGGCAACGAATCGATCGAGTACTTCGCGCGGCTGGACTGGCTGCGGGAGCACGACATTCTCGACTCGGTGCTCACCGTCGACCCGAACACCGCGCTCGAACGCGTCTACCTTCCCGGCGAGGAGGGCTGGGCCGAAGTGGCGGTGCGGGTCCATCGCGGGAACGGCCCGCAGTGGCAACACGACATCGACGAACTCGGTGCGGCTCTGCTCGCCGGGCTGCGACCCGACGGTCTACCGGTCGGTGAACTGGTGGAGTTGCTCGCTGCTGCGCACGGCGAGGACGCCGAGGAACTGGCAGTGCATGCGGTGACGATGATGCAGGGTCTCGTCCGGCACGGGTTGGTTGTGCCGGCTCGATGA
- a CDS encoding sigma-70 family RNA polymerase sigma factor produces MTSPSTTIRPRPTDADLDAQSPAADLVRVYLNGIGRTALLTAAEEVDLAKRIEAGLYAKQVLENTKRLSAVKKRNLAIIVRDGSAARSHLLEANLRLVVSLAKRYTGRGMPLLDLIQEGNLGLIRAMEKFDYAKGFKFSTYATWWIRQAITRGMADQSRTIRLPVHLVEQVNKLARIKRELHQQLGREATDEELSSESGIAVEKIADLLDHSRDPVSLDMPVGSDEEAPLGDFIEDSEATSAENAVIAGLLHSDVRVVLGTLDEREQQVIRLRYGLDDGQPRTLDQIGKLFGLSRERVRQIEREVMVKLRQGDRAEKLRSYAS; encoded by the coding sequence ATGACCAGCCCCAGCACCACGATTCGTCCGCGGCCAACCGATGCCGATCTGGACGCTCAGAGCCCAGCAGCCGATCTCGTTCGCGTGTACCTCAACGGCATCGGCCGCACCGCATTGCTGACGGCTGCCGAAGAGGTCGATCTGGCCAAGAGGATCGAGGCCGGTCTCTACGCGAAGCAGGTTCTCGAGAACACGAAGCGACTGAGCGCGGTCAAGAAGCGCAACCTCGCCATCATCGTTCGCGACGGAAGTGCTGCGCGTAGCCACCTGCTCGAAGCGAACCTTCGCCTGGTCGTGTCTCTCGCCAAGCGCTACACCGGTCGCGGGATGCCCCTGCTCGACCTGATCCAGGAGGGCAACCTCGGACTCATCCGCGCGATGGAGAAGTTCGACTACGCCAAGGGCTTCAAGTTCTCGACCTACGCGACGTGGTGGATTCGTCAGGCCATCACCCGCGGCATGGCAGATCAGAGCCGCACGATCCGGCTGCCCGTCCACCTGGTCGAGCAGGTCAACAAATTGGCCAGGATCAAGCGTGAGCTGCATCAGCAACTCGGCCGCGAGGCGACGGACGAGGAACTGTCGAGCGAATCGGGCATCGCGGTGGAGAAGATCGCGGATCTGCTCGACCACAGCCGTGACCCGGTCAGCCTGGACATGCCGGTCGGCAGCGACGAGGAAGCGCCTCTCGGCGACTTCATCGAGGATTCCGAGGCGACGTCCGCCGAGAACGCCGTCATCGCCGGCCTGTTGCACAGCGACGTCCGTGTCGTCCTCGGAACTCTCGACGAGCGAGAGCAGCAGGTCATCCGTCTGCGCTACGGCCTGGACGACGGACAGCCCCGCACCCTCGATCAGATCGGCAAGCTCTTCGGGCTCTCTCGCGAGCGCGTCCGTCAGATCGAGCGCGAGGTGATGGTCAAGCTTCGGCAGGGCGACCGCGCCGAGAAGCTGCGGTCCTACGCCAGCTGA
- a CDS encoding bifunctional acetate--CoA ligase family protein/GNAT family N-acetyltransferase encodes MARERAETSFPRHWVADVLTSDGGVVHLRPIVPSDSERIVAFHGRLSERTRYLRYFGPYPTMPQRDVLNFTTVDHHDRVAFVAVLGDDIIAVGRYERLPEGDGNSAEVAFVVADAHQGRGLGPILLEHLAGAAAENGVNMFVAEVLAENRNMVTVFREAGYQVSRSFEGGVLRLEFAIDPSEALLSVRNSRERAAEARSVRNVLSPRSVAVIGASTDSSKVGNAVLANLLAGNFTGPVYPVNADHRSVRGVRAYATVHDIPDPVDLAIAAVPADAIDAVLDDCLDKGVKALLVVSGGFGETGPAGQESERRLVLAARAHGMRLIGPNALGVANTDPEFGLNATLAPHLPTPGNVGFFCQSGALGIAILDEAANRRLGLSTFVSAGNRADVSGNDLLQYWDSDPATEVILLYLESFGNPRKFTRIARRVARTKPIIAVKSGRGAVPPAHAIGADIDDSIVRALFAQAGVIQVDTISELFDCAVLFGNQPLPVGPRVAVVGNSTALGVLAVDAARAKGLHASNPTDVGPQAGPEEFAAAVSSALAASDIDAVIVVFVPPVAVEVEPFAAALGNAVRGSDKPVLSTFLATEGIPDVLAVRGPGGHPVRGSVPSYSSPERAVAALAAAWRYSSWRSRPVSNLVRPKSIDSDRAKRLVEGWRSSGSHGRWLSDFETAELLSCYGLDVVAFRIVTDEDRAVAAANELGYPVAVKATGERWRHRPDLGGVRLDMADASAVRVAYRNLAADSGEPLLHVQRMAVKGIGCVVRVQDDPSFGSLISFGLAGVISDLLGDRAYRVLPLTEDEAAQLIDAPKAAPLLSGYRNAVPVNKNALIDLVQRISALAEDIADIREISCEPVLASADGAQITDARVRIGPEPTKADLGPRRLR; translated from the coding sequence CTGGCACGGGAGCGAGCGGAGACGTCGTTTCCGCGGCACTGGGTTGCCGACGTCCTGACCTCCGACGGCGGTGTGGTGCACCTGCGTCCCATCGTCCCGTCGGACTCCGAGCGCATCGTCGCGTTCCACGGCCGGCTGTCCGAGCGGACGAGGTACCTGCGGTATTTCGGTCCTTACCCCACGATGCCCCAGCGTGACGTGCTCAACTTCACCACCGTCGACCACCACGACAGAGTCGCGTTCGTCGCGGTGCTCGGTGACGACATCATCGCGGTCGGCCGGTACGAACGACTTCCCGAGGGAGACGGCAATTCCGCCGAGGTGGCCTTCGTCGTCGCCGACGCGCATCAGGGCCGCGGGCTGGGGCCGATCCTGCTCGAACACCTCGCGGGGGCGGCCGCCGAGAACGGGGTGAACATGTTCGTCGCCGAGGTGCTCGCCGAGAACCGGAACATGGTCACCGTCTTCCGCGAAGCGGGTTATCAGGTCAGCAGGTCCTTCGAGGGGGGAGTGTTGCGACTCGAGTTCGCGATCGACCCGAGCGAAGCGCTGCTCTCGGTGCGCAATTCGCGCGAACGTGCCGCCGAGGCCCGCAGTGTGCGCAACGTACTCAGCCCTCGATCGGTCGCCGTGATCGGAGCGTCGACGGACAGCTCCAAGGTGGGCAACGCCGTTCTCGCAAATCTGCTGGCGGGCAACTTCACCGGCCCGGTGTATCCCGTCAACGCCGACCACCGTTCGGTCCGCGGAGTCCGCGCCTACGCCACGGTGCACGACATCCCGGATCCGGTCGATCTGGCGATCGCTGCGGTACCCGCCGATGCGATCGACGCGGTACTCGACGACTGCCTCGACAAGGGCGTCAAAGCGTTGCTGGTGGTCTCGGGCGGATTCGGCGAGACCGGACCCGCGGGACAGGAGAGCGAACGCAGGCTGGTGCTCGCCGCGAGGGCGCACGGAATGCGCTTGATCGGGCCCAACGCGCTCGGTGTGGCGAACACCGATCCCGAGTTCGGTCTGAACGCCACCCTGGCTCCGCATCTGCCCACGCCAGGCAACGTCGGGTTCTTCTGTCAGTCCGGAGCCCTCGGCATCGCGATTCTGGACGAGGCCGCCAACCGCAGGCTGGGACTGTCGACGTTCGTCTCGGCGGGAAACCGCGCCGATGTGTCCGGAAACGACCTACTGCAGTACTGGGATTCGGACCCGGCCACCGAGGTGATCCTGCTTTACCTCGAGAGCTTCGGTAATCCCAGGAAGTTCACCAGGATCGCTCGACGGGTCGCACGCACCAAGCCGATCATCGCGGTCAAGAGCGGACGCGGTGCCGTGCCGCCCGCCCACGCGATCGGTGCCGACATCGACGACTCGATCGTGCGCGCACTGTTCGCGCAGGCCGGCGTCATCCAGGTCGACACCATCTCCGAACTGTTCGACTGCGCCGTCCTGTTCGGAAATCAGCCTCTTCCTGTCGGCCCGCGGGTTGCCGTGGTGGGAAATTCGACGGCTCTGGGTGTGCTGGCCGTCGACGCTGCGCGAGCCAAGGGCCTGCATGCGAGCAATCCGACCGACGTAGGTCCGCAGGCGGGTCCCGAAGAGTTCGCTGCGGCGGTGTCCTCGGCCTTGGCCGCGTCGGACATCGATGCCGTCATCGTCGTGTTCGTGCCTCCGGTCGCCGTCGAGGTCGAACCGTTCGCGGCCGCGCTCGGCAATGCCGTTCGTGGATCCGACAAGCCCGTGCTCTCGACCTTCCTGGCCACCGAAGGAATCCCCGACGTCCTGGCGGTACGCGGACCGGGTGGTCATCCCGTTCGCGGTTCGGTGCCGTCGTACTCGAGTCCGGAGCGGGCGGTTGCGGCCCTGGCTGCCGCGTGGCGCTACTCGTCGTGGCGTTCGCGACCGGTGTCGAACCTCGTCCGTCCCAAGAGCATCGACTCCGATCGCGCGAAGCGACTGGTGGAAGGGTGGCGGTCGTCGGGCAGTCACGGACGGTGGCTCTCGGACTTCGAGACCGCAGAACTGTTGTCCTGCTACGGACTCGACGTCGTGGCCTTCAGAATCGTGACCGACGAGGACAGAGCGGTCGCCGCGGCGAACGAACTGGGTTACCCGGTGGCGGTGAAGGCGACCGGGGAGCGGTGGCGACACCGGCCCGATCTCGGGGGAGTGCGCTTGGACATGGCCGACGCCTCGGCAGTGCGCGTGGCGTACCGGAACCTCGCTGCGGACTCCGGCGAGCCGTTGCTGCACGTTCAGCGTATGGCGGTCAAGGGCATCGGATGCGTCGTGCGCGTGCAGGACGACCCGTCGTTCGGATCACTCATCTCGTTCGGGCTGGCCGGGGTGATCTCGGACTTATTGGGTGACCGCGCGTACCGGGTGCTGCCGCTGACCGAAGACGAGGCCGCGCAGCTCATCGACGCGCCCAAAGCGGCTCCGCTGCTGTCCGGATACCGAAATGCGGTGCCCGTCAACAAGAATGCCCTGATCGACCTCGTTCAGCGTATTTCTGCTCTGGCAGAGGACATCGCCGACATTCGCGAGATCTCCTGCGAGCCGGTGTTGGCCTCCGCCGACGGCGCGCAGATCACCGACGCCCGGGTGCGCATCGGGCCCGAGCCCACCAAGGCCGATCTGGGTCCGCGTCGCCTGCGCTGA